CTGGAAGTGCCAATGATTTGCTGCTTTCCATTTGGTTGATAAGATGATTTAACTGTTGCTCATGGGGGGATTACTTGCCATTGTAGTCCTTAACAAGAAAATACTGATGTTTTTTCTGTTGTCAGGATGGTAAAACTGTTGATACCCTGGAGGGTGCAAATCCATCCAGTCTGGCTAACAAAGTTGCAAAAGTTGCTGGACCTGCTAATCTTGCAGAATCTGCTGCACTGGCCAGTCTTGGAGTGGCTGCTGGACCTACTGTTCTTGAAACAGTCAAAGAGCTGGCAAAAGATAATGGCTCTTCACACAGGGAAAGCCCAAGCTCTGACCTCAATGATAAATTGAAGCTACATCTACAACAGCTTGTGAATTCTCATCCTATTTTCCTGTTCATGAAAGGAAGTCCTGAGGAACCAAAGTGTGGGTTTAGCCGGAAGGTtgttgaaattttaaaagaggAAGGAGTTCAATTTGGAAGCTTTGATATACTTACAGATAATGAAGTGCGTGAGGGGATGAAGAAGTTTTCAAACTGGCCAACCTACCCTCAGCTTTTTTGCAAGGGCGAGCTTCTTGGTGGCTCTGATATTGCAATAGCCTTGCATGAAAGTGGTGAACTAAAGGACGTTTTCAGAGATCACGGAATTCCTGTTGTTTCCAGTGAAAATAAAGTTGGAGCATCGGCAAAACCCGAACTTCCTGTATCTGGGAAAAGTGGAGGTGTTTCTGACTCCACAGGCCTCAGTGCTGCATTGGCATCTCATCTTGAAAGCCTTATTAATTTGTGCCCTGTCATGGTGTTTATGAAAGGGAAACCTGAGGAGCCGAAGTGTGGGTTTAGCCGAAAGGTGGTTGAAATTCTCCAGCAGGAGAAGGTTGCTTTTGAGAGCTTTGATGTTCTTTCTGATGATGAAGTCAGGCAGGGACTCAAAGTTTACTCCAACTGGTCTAGCTATCCACAACTATATATAAAAGGTGAGCTGATTGGAGGATCAGATatcgtgttggagatgcagaaGAGCGGGGAGCTGAAGAATGTACTAGCTGAGAAAGGGATTGTTCCAAAAGAAAATTGTGAAGACCGGCTGAAAAATCTGATCTCCTCATCGGCAGTAATGCTTTTCATGAAGGGCACACCAGATGCTCCCCGCTGTGGTTACAGCTCAAAGGTTGTGGATGCTCTTCAAAAGGAAGGTATTAGCTTTGGGTCCTTCGACATTCTGAGTGATGAAGAAGTAAGGCAGGGATTGAAGACATTTTCTAACTGGCCAACCTTCCCTCAACTCTACTACAAAGGTGAGCTAATTGGGGGTTCTGACATTGTATTGGAAATGCATAATAATGGGGAGCTCAAATCCGCTCTTTCTGAGTAGGAGGGATTTTGGTCATCAAAAGACCAAACTATTGTTAAGATTTGTCTTTTAGCTTTCAGAGTTTGACATCTTGAAATAGTTACTTGATGAGTTGATGCAACAGCATACGTCCCTAAACCTAAACCTAAATTCTATGAATAATATGACATGGACATATGCTTGCAAGATATTTCATTTCATCTGTGTTGTCTTTGGTTTTGACTGTGGACTTGCCCTCTGTAGTTCTGTAACAAGCTGGTAGCCCAGGTTCAAAAGTGTTAGCTGATTATTAGATGTCACCATTTGAGTCCAGTTTACTGCTGATGATTGCCTGTTTGCATaatttagtttattttttaGTATTCAATGTATTGAACTTCATTAACCTCGTTTTATGTATATGAAAGAAAATTATTTGTATGAGAGTTGGTAATTAATAAGAAATTAGACAGAACAAGGGCTGTGAGGGGTGCATGCTTGGTTGATCTGGAGAAAATTTGATTTGTCATATATTTCCAGACTGTGTATTGACAATGGTTTTCCATGGTTGAAAGAAAACATGTGCCATTTTTGGCTTTCAACTTGGAGAAAAATTATTCTCTATACTCAGGAAACTACTTTTTCGTCATTATCTGACATATTTAGATATGGATTTTAGCAATTCTGCCTCGAGAGCCTTGTAATGTTTGATCTGCGACAGCAGTTCTGCATTCCTTTGCTGTAGGATCTTATTTTCTTCAAGTACATCATTCTCTATGGGAGGTGGGCATTTTTCACAGGCTTTTAGAAAACTGGGGAAGACACTTGGTCCGCATTTTCTTCTAGCAATCTCTGCTAGCAAATGCCTCCTGCCCTTTTGAAATTTCTCATGCCGGAATTCCCAACGGTCAGAAGCAGTTTTTTTGAATCCCTGAAATAGTTTAATCAAAACATAAATCCACAGAtaatgttgatttttttttattatcacaGCGTACAGATTCTGTCAGTAGTCTAACCAATATCTACACACATTATGAATCTATagcgttttttttatttttttgattattgCAACATACAAATACTATTGATAGTTTACATGATTTTTAAGGAGAGAACTTTGTGAAGTGGATAGCCAATCGCTCAATATCtcattttcttttagcttcatAGTTCTTCATAGTGGCAAAATTCTTTTActttatttcatttttattcTCTATGTTGTGCCTTCTTTctcaattattcttatcattgaaCTAAAGTCTCTACAGAAAAGTTCGGTACCACAGAATGTGATTCTGAATCGTTTAATCAATTTGGAAAAATTAACATGACAGCAGGCAGAATTGAGAGTTCAAATGGACGGACCATACATAACAGCAATTACAGAAAAAACAAATATAACGTAAAACCTCACCTTTAGCTTGGATACTTGGCGACAAGATGAAGAATAtatgaagggaagaagagaaaaaagatcATTTGAATTCATCAGAAATTATCTAATGAAGGACAGAAGAAATAAGTTTAAAAATGATTCTTATGTTTTGGCATTAAGCATCTCGTGTTTTTGTGTTTCGAGCAGTTAAATCTGATCTCATTTAATTGATAACCTATGATTCACCATGTAAATACCTGTCCAATTTGGAATTTACTTGAGAAAAAGACAAGTACTGAAAAGAAAGGGTTTTTGGAAAATGCATGTAACTTTTGAATAGTGAAAATATTATGAGGAATAAACATTTGTGGGATAATATAAGGTGATTTTGTACTAGTAGTTTCTTTTGGAAAATTTATGATGCATATatgaaagaaattttatgcTCAAAGTGACACTAAGAGATTGACCATTAAGAGGTTTACCATCCCTTTTTTGATAATTAGAAAGGGGCGAAGTTAAGATGAAACACTAGAATAAGGGTCGGATTGAGTCCAGGCCTCTCATATCAATACAAGATACTACTGAGTCGCCACCCCTCCGTTCTACAATCTCCTCATTCATGTCCTTCTAAACAAATGTAATGGTGGCATTCAATCATAGAGCCATGATCTTGACCTGCTTTTCTTAGATTGACCTATTAGATATAATCATCCTCAAGGATGGTTTGGATATGTTTTGTGGACTGAAGCATGCATACCAAGGACAAGCATGCTCTATGTTTCACCAAGTTTAGTATTCTTCAAACATTAAATCAACAAGGACAACAACCTAAAGCCAGAACCAAAGAAATcgatgttcttttttttttaagttttttcaGTAGAACAAAAATCAATGTTGATGAGCAAAAATACGAATATTCTATGAGGGCAAAATCAAAACTtcctttctcctctctcctttctttctccACCTGCTCAACCTTTTGTTCTGCATCATTTTATTATCTGAATGAAATGGTGGTGGTTTCCTTGTCACCATTTATCTGATAAGAAGGGCAATAATCAAAAGAATCACACATTGACCAATAGctctttgatattttatttAACCATTGAGAATTGGGTCATCGAGTATTCAATATCCAAGATTGAAATAATAGAGGATGAGGAAGGGTAATGACTTGAATAACTGATTTATGGTAAGTGCAATgacgatgaggagatataactGGCTGAATGTTCAAGTGACGAGTTAGAGTGTTGAAGGCATGTATTAGCATCTTCGACTCTAAAGATACAGAAGATTGAAggttcataaatattttttttgtgtacTAGCCTGAGAGTTATTTACTAATTTAATAGGAGAAGTTTTTTATAACCAAACTGTTATTTGTGACCAGACATTTTAAATGATTAAATTGCCCATTACAGTGTTCCAATATAacccaaaaagacaaaaaagacgagttcataaaatatttagaatccTAATCCAGAAAGTACTCTAAATCTTGGTTTATGAATTCAGGTGATctttaaaccctaatccaagaagTGAGTGTTCCAATCTAAAAAATGGTTAAAATATCAcaataaatttgaaaatatgaatgtgaaaaaagcttatttttatatgtatCATAGCCAAGCTTTTATTCACATGCATAGCACATGACCTATGCTAGTTGTATGTAATAAGAGAGGTTTTTGGAGCCAGATATCTTATGGAAAAGTCTTCTGTAACTGGACTTTGGTCTTTGAACCATCAGGTCTCTAACCTTGACTCGATTTATTTTCGAGCTTCAACTGCGATGACAGTTATGGGAAAAAAAATAGCAGGCTGTTTATAAGAAATTATGGGTTGGATGATGCTCGTCCCTTTTGAATAAAGGACATGCATTGCTTGTGCTTGATACTAGTGATTTATAAATAGAGATAGGGAGAGGCAAAAACATAGTATTTTAGGAAGCTATGAACAACAAATAGCTGTCAGCATAATGTTCTGAACATTATATTACAGTATGGTTTTGTAAAAGTTTCCATCAACCCTCATTGTCAGATCTTAGAAGCCACCTCCATTAAATCCCAAAAACTATGCAGTGGAAATATGACAGTCTATCTTAATAAAGAAAGCTGCGCACCAAAAAATTTTCTATGTGAGCAACTACACTCCTAGATGTGTGTACTGACAGAAATAAAATAGGTCAGGTGAACATGTGTAATGATAAGAAGTCAAGAAACCCTCTGAAAGGAAGTAAAGCTAACAATTAAAATGAAGAGCTAATaagaaaaatagtaaataatgTTAAAGAGGCATAATAATGAGTTTGTACAACCACACAAAAAATTAAGGTTTATGTGGAAAAACTTTGAACTGAAATCCATTATAAATAAGATCAATAATAAAACAAATTCTCAAGTACTTTCCTAAACCTGAAGTGTCACAACCTAATAGAAGACAGGGATTAAGCCCTCCAAACTTTGGGCATCAAGGCTCTGCACCACAAATAAAACTTCCAGCAGAACTAATGACAATGACACAACTTTGCTAAAGATTACCTTATACTTCTACCAGATTTTAATTGTGATCGCTAGTCTTAAAGAACCAGGTCTTGAAAAAAACCATAGAATTTGGGCACAATAAACAACTTTAGAGGAAAACCCAAAGAGATTTTTCTATTTACTCTTCCAATCTTTAAATTCTTGCTCTCTGAAGAtcctttgtaaaaaaaaaaaaaaatcgatcttttgtcaagaaaattcttctttccAAGCCTTTCTTATCTTGGAAAATACCCTCTCTTTGGGATTGATTTCTTCTTGAAGCTTGCTTCACTTGGGGATAACTTTCTCATGATCAAGCCCTTCTCAATTTGGGAATAATTTTTTCTCCCTTAATTTCTTTCCAGGCTTAATATAGGACATATGGCAGCATGGGGCCATCTCTCATCTATTTTGatgatataataaaaataacaacAAACATAATAGCAGTTTATTAAATAATCAGCATATTATTCACTTCTGATAAActtgagctctgataccatattaaAGCTTAATTAGATATAGAAAGGATCGACAATGTGTGTTCAGCTAATTAACAAGTTAGACTCTTAAATAAATTGGATTCCAAAATCTAGGCTCTCCAAGTATCGATAAAACGATATCTCCACTTTCTCTCTTCTTAGAATATTTATGTTAGGTGGCTTAAATTATGATTGGTCAACTCCTTTGGATTGCTTCAAATAAATCTTGTACCAACTTCAGTAAGTTTTCAGGTCAAATTTGGATATATATCATTTGTAGATATGCAAGAAGTCTGAAAATCTATTAGGACTACGATTTTACATGAGATAATCAACAACTATAAATACAAGGGGACTTTCTCCCTCTAGAAAACAAACTCCGCAAGGATCCCTACAATCCTTTTATCTAAGAGGCGAAAAATTGGTGTGCTACATGGTCTCTATCAGGCCGTTCCTTTGCTTAACTACATTGTACAGGAGTTAATGGATGTACAAGGATTTGCTTGGTGGTATATTCTCATCTTTGTGGCTTTGTGTCTTTAAATGGTTACACTATGATAGATCTTGTGCAAAACGATCACTGCAAATTAGTCTCTctatctctgtgtgtgtgtgtgtgtgtgtgtgtgtgtgtatgatcACTCATAGAACAGCATGATCCGACATAGAATGAACCTCCTCAGAGAGTTGGATTCGTGGTTCCAAATCCAACGCTCAACATTGTGCGAGGTAATTAACGTGAGAATTTTGAAGGCAAATGCAGTAATATAATTCCAACTGATGTGTTTCTTATAACCGTGTACTGATCTTGGCTTGATGCAAATTAACTTTATCAAAGGAAAACAACTGGTAACCTCTCCATGATAATAAACTAACTACGTATCATTTGTTTCAATGTCTTCCCTTGCATCTAAACtgctaaaataaaagaaaatgagcaAGGAGggcagcatatatatatatatgataattgAATCGTACTAAAAAGAGACAACCTAAGATGCCTCGCTTACATATGTATTAAGTTGGCGGATGAAGCTGGCGAAGTTGCAGTGCTTGAAGTACCGAGGCAGTATGAACTGTGAGAACTCCTGGGGCAACCACACAACGAACCCAGTCCCCTCTTCATTCCACGAAACGACATGCGGTGCCTCCGATCCCTCGACGAGTTCGTATGTCTTCGAGAGGAACGGAGCCAGGGATCTGCCTCTGCCCCTCGGGCTCGGCGTGCGGCCCGGCCGGTTCGATGCCGATGCAGTCTCCCCGCCGGCCTCCATGGGAGCTAATAGTTAAGATCTTAAGCTGACTAAGGCCTTATATGGTTGCTGTTATTgttgagaagaggaggagaagtctCTCGTCCATTGCAGGTGGTGGCGGCTTCTCTCATCCGCTTGCttataattttcttcttttaatttcTTCTACTTCCTTGCATGCCATTTTTTTAGTGGTACGGAGATGCGAAGGAGAGAAGCTGGCTTTTGACTGACAAATAAGAGAGCAATAAATGTTGACTATAATGGACAAGTACGTAAGCAAGTATTGGGGAGATGTAGCCCGCAAGATGAGAACAGTGGATTGGGGAGGAGGGAATTAATGGACTGgggaataaaaaaagaaaaacagaggtTTCCGATTGGACCCGCAAGAGAGGAACATGAAGAGAGAATGCAGTGAGAAGTACAGCagaaattttcctttttttaagacCTTTGTGAATAGCTTGGCGGCAATGGAGGGTCCACCGGGGAGAAATTTATGGAGGGGCTGTCGGCGCCGGATTTTGACCGTTGGGTTGTTTGTTTCTTCCTATTTTTGGGAAAACGCAACGTCCTCGGAACCCCCAGCAAATAGTTATGCATGGGAGAAAAGATTCGTGCGTGAGATAGCTCACAGGTTAGTTCATGTTCCTGGGGGGTGTGTATTCTCCTCATAATTGGTTTAATTGTGGAATAACTATcatcaaaatttgaacaagaaTCATATGGGAAAGAATTGTGGGAGTGGCTCCTTATCTCTTAGTGCCCATTTTCAAGAAGGAACCCAAAATAACGAAAAAGTTAGGAATTTCTCCTGGAGTTGTTTGCCTTAtgattgaaaaattaaaaaaaaatcgtgCACggcatcctttttctttttcatcaaaCCTCTCCATCCATCCTTTTCCTTATCAAGCAGTCTCTTCTATCTGtgaaatttttcttctccttttcgagtcctttcctcttcctccaaatccctctttcttttttagaaCCTTTGCATCTTAAAGTTTATGAAATCTAAGAAATGGTgtgtatataattttttagaCAAAGTTAGAAAACTATATATTACGTACTAATACTGATAAACACTATGTTCCGGAAACTGTATATCGATTTATCTAAATATGTGTATTGGCTTATTAGATGACTAATTTGCTTAGTGTGTATTACCTGACAGTGTAATATGTATTGGTAAAAAGTGTATTCTGAAAATTGTGTATGAATTTAACTTGAGGTGTACATCAAATCACTGTCGAGTGTGTACCAAAGAAGCTTacaatatgtattggaaaacCGACGAGTGTGTATCATTTGGTCATGTAGTACGTACCAATGAATAGGATGTTTTAGAAACCGTGTATCAAATTACTTGAAGGCGTGTATTCAGTTGTTGAATAACTAATTTGCTAAGTGTGTATAACTTAGTGTACTAGTGAACACCATATTCTGAAAAttgtatattaatttatttagaGGTATACACTAGCTTGCTAAATGACCAATATAATTAGTGTGTATCACTTGGCCATATAATATGTACTGGTAAAAAGCAAGTTTTGGaaacgagaaaaaaaaaatgttgcgcATGattccctttattttttttggttctttttAATGGCGGGACTTACGACTCTATTAGTAGGAGGAGTCCCCGACTTTTGAAtttcttctttaagatggacattagggaaaaaaaggtaaaatagGAAGCTTGTCCTGTATATTCTTCTATGGTGCCCAccccatatgatttttgttcatcaAATTTGCAATCAAATAGAAGGCTGAGTGCCAATCAGAAACAAAAGATGAAGTGTTATCAAGTTTTCCTATAATAAATTTCTACAATAAGGAGATGTGGCtgatatttctctttcctttgaaTAAGTCCGAAGTTTCTTCTCCAAAAAAATTAAGATGGGTATACATTCTACTTGTTTTTCAAGGAAAAGGAATAGTCACAAAAATGAATCAATGCCGGTTAGAGAGTGGAAGGAGCAGGCTTCTTActtattttgtttgtttttctcctcttttgttttcttctcctttgctttattttttcttcactgtaatcttctttcttccttgttatgttctctattttattttttaataaagttTGAATGAAttcccctccctttctctcccaccaaaaaaaaaaagtaaaataaacGAAAAATAAATTAACTTGAAACAAATATTTTCTCATCTAAGAATTTCAATTTGTGTTGCATCTACTTCTTTGCAAGTCCAAGTGCAATCATAACAAAAGCAATGTCTCCTCCATACTGCATCTTTGGAAGTTGAGCACAGAGGAATCTTGCTCAAGTCAAAACTTGAATAGCCTAAATTATGCTTGTGAGAAGCCAATTCCCATGTTGTCAGTCATAGCAATCTTTTGTTGACTGCCAATAAATAGTATGCTCTTCCTTGAGCTAAAAGTTGAAAATATGCTTCATCATATGAGCATTAAGAAAATTCTAATTTGTCGGCGGTGGACGGTGAACTTAGAGAAATTCTTTTCTAATGAATTCTTCTCAGATGAATAAGCAGCAGTTCTGCGCTTTTCAGAACCTTCAAGATCAAACAAGAGTGGAAGCCGGCAATTTGAAAGGTCTTAGTAGGTTCACAAACTGGATAGCTA
Above is a genomic segment from Phoenix dactylifera cultivar Barhee BC4 chromosome 2, palm_55x_up_171113_PBpolish2nd_filt_p, whole genome shotgun sequence containing:
- the LOC113463045 gene encoding heat stress transcription factor B-4b-like, translating into MEAGGETASASNRPGRTPSPRGRGRSLAPFLSKTYELVEGSEAPHVVSWNEEGTGFVVWLPQEFSQFILPRYFKHCNFASFIRQLNTYGFKKTASDRWEFRHEKFQKGRRHLLAEIARRKCGPSVFPSFLKACEKCPPPIENDVLEENKILQQRNAELLSQIKHYKALEAELLKSISKYVR
- the LOC103712092 gene encoding monothiol glutaredoxin-S11, translated to MGSVKDVQSKKELDDAIRGPTPVVLHFWASWCEASKQMDQVFAHLATDFPHAFFLRVEAEEQPEISEAYAVSAVPYFVFCKDGKTVDTLEGANPSSLANKVAKVAGPANLAESAALASLGVAAGPTVLETVKELAKDNGSSHRESPSSDLNDKLKLHLQQLVNSHPIFLFMKGSPEEPKCGFSRKVVEILKEEGVQFGSFDILTDNEVREGMKKFSNWPTYPQLFCKGELLGGSDIAIALHESGELKDVFRDHGIPVVSSENKVGASAKPELPVSGKSGGVSDSTGLSAALASHLESLINLCPVMVFMKGKPEEPKCGFSRKVVEILQQEKVAFESFDVLSDDEVRQGLKVYSNWSSYPQLYIKGELIGGSDIVLEMQKSGELKNVLAEKGIVPKENCEDRLKNLISSSAVMLFMKGTPDAPRCGYSSKVVDALQKEGISFGSFDILSDEEVRQGLKTFSNWPTFPQLYYKGELIGGSDIVLEMHNNGELKSALSE